The Antennarius striatus isolate MH-2024 chromosome 20, ASM4005453v1, whole genome shotgun sequence genome includes a region encoding these proteins:
- the zmp:0000000991 gene encoding uncharacterized protein zmp:0000000991, whose product MLSSSMVAVLAPHWTGRLRRTKRFNITEAQGNSQDATDTAVYDTREHFQETAGMSLTDGSQAQLRVPFVITGKNTLDWSANSGPARVDYESRRKYNQSVSLDVNSGKMDNKDAGSSSRTAKTLSPVSSHSLDLNEQRRNLQIGHEGLSSISSKPTTSSLLLSLRKFNSIGRILTADPAVTEINPLPLNSSKSDQAGQLFTTQLSQNSHNNNTQEMSGSLLSPSAISYGTTETGPIKERTSFEKRLFSTTKKEPEDAPFVQTMNRTHPSLSSSNQVFLTREQSERLVNCQGSDKSTRLLLESSVSPTRHSPYDHSPLQKTQSLPRPILTSSSWWKQVTQEGNSLLKFRDKAKLTDEPSLPDNLPSPSVANDNISVSGQILDSKNNNSTTESVCKSNVNLVMKTQGGTHSLKQRNTEDLPEFESNLPVKQKFDFNSNIKEPRKSQSLPDVVSSSKNGRGATQTIAIYPKHFTQHNISDISFVENVAKVQPTLPNPKNTHTSPETCRKYSNNNYASKNNSIHPFSHNKEPQIVATSFPSVASANIPSQGLTCKTGSGFPLTTNTILPDPLTPQTSSHASSYIGTSYQTSRFTTKTSPTPLGFERSYSFVPKPLHPKTVSSLIPTVNVSSKSKFIPVPPTSSVSSSTTSSHPTATTVSSPSLLTTPATPTTSAHVTSPTTVTTFLLTPPGTPIATSPNYSDNPSPKEGTTFSNSQERDTKKRSSHTEGKKVRRVTWQDCVDIPCSESRAEVTEPIRSPSPTRSPQHIKAPAIFSLLRSNSSSKSTHRLSSFTPKTSSIQVKGERYRSLSSDSADLASGERERSQQKIGDSMISDQSGQDLTTPRHQRALSLESGTSHSHSSAPLSHPPDFSSGYTLRYSSPPYSALMSTRCGQGQTKAIKPRSPLFLQPTKPIYTPYIPTHKDPDETMTSQITNLHWPNSNLPQPLSLPYKAKTAPQESSKSSVTETDKLNNNHVMVKSQNCQNGHRSPVRNRVQFSSVSLQTEGSSSTGDTETLVYVIKSKADAPVQKNTTSKRHASSSPASLRTNLDQQSQAIQSQETAGCSNQGFSAGSSTYSQPFDNECSNKRMKESVVGKSRCVSVESNNEQSPKRSRFALKKSVNTPNSGLSKSESERVSKTNNKMDQVFNRLRQTFSTKRSEDDSSFPWKWKRASQTPSVSGSSDISTVSDTTLETTKNLRREELEEGTVLRKKEKERVANPGKQNNYTLTTTSTPGKPARDKVYNMPEKLTSDTDQDRQTSRLEHMSKKQPQLRHNQTTHQFEFYKDNGRDYTPPNQFLSCRDPSSEKSANPSAAYPSQFRKSSSSPRSPFSPFSSLSPFSLVPSPDVTDDNVFYSPKLYRRRDSSSPCEPGEGISLGGSRRSRVSTGPVSPGLDNQCFASSYADLKYGIEPGKSFSVSSVLSCRPSGPGRISTGSRFMSVGDLYESALTCGDTGKDYDFLSRKDCRMLNTPGNDGKIRSRSLPRSLTRRLANWTSGVSAFPPDRNSASKLDHLWKTNLNAGHLAWDTESPPTPPATPPLSPVSRQISTPPSHSSPPFPSSSGVLQEVESQSSRGQMLSRGYISNLSTFEELSDSSSDTTTDDEYYLETGEDEEKETEL is encoded by the coding sequence ATGCTTTCTTCTTCTATGGTAGCAGTTCTTGCCCCACACTGGACTGGTCGACTAAGACGAACCAAAAGATTCAACATCACGGAAGCCCAGGGTAATAGCCAAGATGCGACAGACACTGCTGTATATGATACCCGTGAACACTTTCAGGAGACTGCTGGTATGTCATTGACAGATGGATCACAAGCCCAATTGAGGGTTCCATTTGTGATTACAGGGAAGAACACATTGGACTGGTCAGCCAACAGTGGTCCTGCAAGGGTGGACTATGAATCTAGGAGGAAATACAATCAGTCTGTGTCTTTGGATGTAAACTCTGGAAAGATGGACAATAAAGATGCTGGTTCTTCAAGCCGTACAGCCAAAACTCTATCCCCTGTGTCTTCACATTCCCTTGACCTAAATGAACAAAGAAGGAATTTACAAATTGGTCATGAAGGATTGTCATCTATAAGCTCAAAACCAACAACCAGCAGTCTACTTCTGTCTTTAAGAAAATTCAACTCTATTGGCAGGATCCTGACTGCTGACCCCGCTGTCACTGAAATAAATCCTTTGCCTCTGAACAGTTCAAAGAGTGATCAAGCTGGACAGCTATTCACAACACAACTTTCTCAAAACtcacacaataataatactCAAGAAATGTCAGGGTCCCTTCTCTCTCCATCAGCCATTTCTTATGGGACGACTGAAACTGGGCCCATCAAAGAAAGAACTTCCTTCGAAAAACGGCTGTTTtcaacaacaaagaaagaacCAGAAGATGCACCATTCGTTCAAACAATGAATAGGACCCACCCTAGTCTTTCATCTTCCAATCAAGTATTTCTAACCAGAGAACAATCTGAGAGGCTAGTTAATTGCCAAGGTTCGGACAAAAGCACACGCTTACTCTTAGAGAGCTCAGTCTCTCCAACCAGACATTCCCCATATGACCACTCTCCCCTTCAAAAAACACAATCCCTCCCCAGGCCCATTCTGACATCCTCTTCATGGTGGAAACAAGTTACCCAGGAAGGCAATTCTCTGCTAAAGTTCAGAGATAAAGCGAAGCTTACAGATGAGCCTAGCCTACCTGATAACCTGCCCTCTCCTAGTGTGGCCAACGACAACATCAGCGTTAGTGGTCAAATCCTCGATAGCAAAAACAATAATAGCACAACAGAGTCAGTTTGCAAAAGTAACGTGAACCTTGTTATGAAGACACAGGGGGGTACACACAGCCTCAAACAAAGAAATACTGAGGATTTACCTGAGTTTGAATCAAACTTGCCAGTAAAACAGAAATTCGACTTCAATTCAAATATTAAAGAACCACGGAAGTCTCAGAGTCTACCCGACGTTGTGTCCAGTTCTAAAAATGGCAGAGGTGCAACACAAACAATAGCTATTTACCCGAAACATTTTACTCAGCACAACATTAGTGATATTTcatttgttgaaaatgttgctAAAGTTCAACCCACATTACCTaatccaaaaaacacacacacatccccagAGACttgcagaaaatacagtaataataattatgcaTCTAAAAACAACAGCATCCACCCATTTTCGCACAACAAAGAACCACAAATTGTAGCCACATCATTTCCTTCTGTTGCTAGCGCTAACATTCCCAGTCAAGGTCTTACCTGTAAAACTGGCTCTGGGTTCCCCTTAACCACAAACACCATTCTCCCTGATCCACTTACTCCACAAACCAGTAGTCATGCATCATCATATATTGGCACTTCTTACCAGACATCTAGATTCACCACCAAAACAAGCCCAACACCTCTTGGCTTTGAAAGAAGCTACAGCTTTGTTCCCAAGCCTCTCCATCCTAAAACAGTTTCAAGCCTGATTCCCACAGTTAATGTTTCATCAAAGTCAAAATTCATTCCTGTCCCCCCTACTTCCAGTGTCTCTTCATCTACCACAAGCAGCCATCCCACAGCAACAACTGTGTCCAGCCCATCCCTCCTTACTACTCCTGCTACTCCCACCACTTCTGCCCATGTTACTTCTCctaccactgtcaccactttTCTCTTAACCCCCCCAGGCACACCTATCGCCACCAGCCCCAACTACTCAGACAATCCTAGCCCTAAGGAAGGGACAACATTCTCAAACAGCCAAGAAAGAGACACAAAGAAACGTTCCTCCCATACAGAGGGAAAGAAAGTGAGACGAGTAACATGGCAGGACTGCGTGGATATACCTTGTTCTGAGTCCAGAGCTGAGGTGACAGAGCCAATTAGGTCTCCATCTCCCACTAGGTCCCCACAACATATTAAAGCCCCAGCCATCTTTTCTTTGTTAAGATCAAATAGTTCATCCAAAAGTACACATCGTCTTTCTTCCTTTACCCCAAAGACCTCAAGCATACAGGTGAAAGGCGAGCGGTACCGATCCTTATCCTCTGACTCTGCTGATTTAGCatctggagaaagagagagatctCAACAAAAGATTGGTGACTCTATGATCTCTGACCAGAGTGGACAGGATTTAACCACACCGAGACATCAGAGGGCATTATCATTGGAGTCTGGAACAAGTCACTCCCATTCTTCAGCACCCCTTTCCCACCCTCCGGACTTTTCAAGTGGTTATACACTTCGATATAGCTCCCCACCTTACTCCGCTCTCATGTCTACCAGGTGTGGACAAGGACAAACCAAGGCTATTAAACCAAGATCACCACTTTTCCTACAACCCACAAAGCCAATTTATACTCCATATATACCAACACACAAAGATCCAGATGAGACTATGACCTCACAAATTACCAATCTTCATTGGCCAAATAGCAATCTGCCACAGCCCCTATCTTTGCCTTACAAAGCAAAAACTGCCCCCCAAGAAAGTTCAAAATCCAGTGTTACAGAAACTGACAAACTCAACAATAATCATGTCATGGTTAAAAGTCAAAACTGCCAGAATGGCCACAGATCACCTGTCAGAAAcagagttcagttcagttcagtgtcTCTTCAGACAGAAGGCTCGTCTTCAACAGGTGACACTGAGACATTGGTGTACGTTATTAAATCCAAAGCAGATGCACCTGTCCAAAAGAACACCACATCTAAACGACATGCTAGTAGCTCACCAGCGTCTCTCAGGACCAATTTAGATCAGCAGTCACAAGCTATACAGAGTCAGGAAACTGCAGGATGTTCAAATCAGGGCTTCAGTGCTGGCAGCTCAACTTATAGTCAACCCTTTGATAATGAATGCTCCAACAAGAGAATGAAGGAGAGTGTAGTGGGTAAAAGCAGATGTGTTTCAGTAGAGAGCAACAATGAACAAAGCCCAAAGAGAAGCCGGTTTGCACTCAAGAAAAGTGTCAACACTCCGAATTCTGGTTTATCAAAGTCAGAATCAGAGAGGGTTAGCAAAACTAATAACAAAATGGATCAGGTCTTTAACAGACTGAGGCAAACGTTTAGCACTAAAAGATCTGAGGATGATTCATCATTCCCATGGAAGTGGAAACGAGCTTCCCAAACACCCTCTGTCAGTGGATCAAGTGATATCAGCACCGTCAGTGACACAACTCTTGAGACTACCAAAAACTTAAGAAgggaagagctggaggaaggGACGGTGCtgagaaagaaggagaaggaaagagTTGCAAATCCagggaaacaaaacaattacacTCTTACAACAACCTCTACTCCTGGGAAACCAGCCAGAGATAAGGTTTACAATATGCCAGAGAAACTCACTTCAGACACTGACCAAGACAGACAGACCTCTCGTCTGGAACACATGTCTAAAAAGCAGCCTCAATTGAGGCACAACCAAACAACACACCAGTTTGAGTTTTATAAAGACAATGGGAGAGATTATACACCACCAAACCAGTTCCTCTCTTGTAGAGATCCCAGTTCTGAAAAGAGCGCCAATCCTTCTGCTGCTTATCCCTCCCAGTTCAGGAAATCCTCATCTAGCCCCAGGAGCCCTTTTTCACCCTTCTCGTCTCTGTCCCCTTTTTCCTTAGTTCCCTCCCCTGATGTTACAGATGACAATGTTTTCTACAGTCCAAAGCTTTATCGTCGCAGAGATTCATCCTCACCATGTGAGCCAGGAGAAGGAATCAGTTTAGGAGGCTCCAGAAGAAGCCGTGTGTCCACTGGTCCTGTAAGTCCAGGACTGGACAATCAATGCTTTGCATCATCCTATGCAGACTTAAAGTACGGCATTGAGCCTGGAAAGTCATTTTCTGTGAGTTCAGTACTGTCCTGCCGACCCTCGGGACCCGGGCGCATTTCCACAGGATCCAGGTTCATGAGTGTGGGTGACCTATATGAATCTGCCTTGACCTGTGGAGATACTGGCAAAGACTATGATTTCCTGTCCCGTAAAGATTGCCGCATGTTGAATACCCCTGGTAATGATGGTAAAATCCGATCAAGATCTCTTCCTCGCTCACTCACCAGGCGATTGGCAAACTGGACATCTGGAGTCTCTGCTTTTCCACCTGATCGTAACTCAGCCTCAAAGCTAGATCATCTCTGGAAAACTAACTTGAACGCTGGTCACTTAGCGTGGGATACAGAAAGTCCTCCAACCCCTCCTGCAACGCCCCCTCTGTCACCAGTGTCCAGACAGATATCCACACCTCCAAGCCATTCTTCACCTCCCTTTCCCAGTTCATCAGGGGTGCTACAAGAAGTGGAAAGCCAGTCCTCCAGAGGACAGATGCTGTCTAGAGGTTATATATCCAACCTTAGCACCTTTGAGGAATTATCAGACAGCAGctcagacacaacaacagatgaTGAATATTACTTAGAAAcaggtgaagatgaagaaaaagaaacagaattgTGA